TCTTGATTAATACATATAGTTGATATAGGAGCTAAAAATCCTATACAAGACTTTTTGGATATTGAGCTGGAAGTTGAACGGTATGAAAATGCCGAACTAAGCAAAGAGAGAGTTGTTGTTTTGAATAAGATTGATCTGTTATCTAAAGAAAAAGTTGAGAGAGTTATTTTTGAATTGAAACTAGTAACACCTTTCAAGATATTTACTATCTCAACAATAACAGGAGAAAACTTAAATGAACTCTTAATGAATATATTTAAAAGACCAAAAAAAAAACTGTTACCTAAAGAGGAGGAGGTATTAGTGTTTTCAGACCCAATAGAAGAGAAATTAGATATTTATAAAGAAAAAGATGTATGAATTGTTGAACATCCAAACTTAAAGTATTGGATAGCCAAAATACCCAGAACCACTATCGATAATTCATTGAGATTAAATCAAAAACTTAAGAGTATGAAAATACGtgaaaaattaattaaattaggtgCCCAAAAAGGGGAATTAATTAAGATTTATGATTGATCTTTTCATTTAACAAATGAATAGTGTTCAAATTAGAAATATATTATGACAAAAATAGTTGCTATTACAGGAGGAGTATATTCCTCATTGGGTAAAGGGTTAATCACTTCCAGTATAGGCTGTATATTCAAAGAAATAGGATATACAGTCTCGGTCTTAAAATTAGATCCTTATTTAAATGTTGATGCTAACACTCTATCTCCTGATCAGCATGGAGAAGTGTTTGTTACTAATGATGGGGTTGAGACTGATCTTGATTTAGGGCATTATGAAAGATTCTTAGGTTGTGAACTAACAGGTTCCTCTTCTGTAACAGCTGGtaagatttataactctctattAAAAAAGGAAAGGGCTGGTAAATATGAAGGCGAAACTGTTCAAATTGTTCCTCATGTAACTAATGAGATCAGGGATTCTATCAAGAAGTTATTGGGGGATGATTTAGATTTGTTGTTTATTGAGGTTGGGGGGACTGTTGGTGATATTGAATCACTCTCTTTTATAGAGACACTTTCAAAACTAAAGCTGAATTATGGTTTTGATAATGTTTTATTCATTCATATCTCACCAATAGTTTTTTTAGAAACCACTAAAGAGTTAAAAACAAAACCCACCCAACACTCAATCAAAACATTGAGAAAGTTAGGTATTACACCAGATATTCTCATCTTAAGAAGTCAAAATAACCTTAAAAGTTGTGTTATTGATAAGATCTCTCAAAACACTTCACTCTCACCCTCAAACATCTTTACTTCATCACACcaagaaaatatttatttcttaCCAGAATCCTTATATTCACAGAAgattcatagaaaaatagaagaATTATTAAATTTGAAAAATAAGAAGGGGGATATGTCTGTCTGAAATGAATTTACTACTAAAATAAGACAACCTAAAAAGAGTTTTAAAAAGATTGTATTGGTAGGTAAATATGCCTCACTCCCTGATTCTTATTTATCTATTCTTGAATCTTTTAAATTAGCTTCTTATGAACTATCTATAGATCTAACTATTGATCTAATAGATTCAAGCAAAAACTTAGATATATCAATCTTAAAGAACTATGATGGTATTTGTGTTCCTCATGGTTTTGGGGCTAGAGgtgttgaaaataaattattAGCTATCCAATTCTGTAGGGAAAACAAGATACCATTCTTAGGAATTTGTTTTGGCATGCAATTAGCTTGTGTTGAATATGCTAGAAATGTTTTAGGTATTAATGGACATTCTGAAGAGATAGAACCAGAAACTAAACACCCAATATTTGTTAAAAAAACAATGAGATTAGGCTCTAAGACTATCAAAACTAATACTGAATTTTATGATGAGATCATTGAGAGAAGGCATAGACATAGATATATTTTTAATACCAAATACTTAGATGATTTTAAAAATTCTGAGTTTGAATTTTTGGGTTTTAGTGGTGAAATAGTAGAACTAATTAGTATTAAAAACCATCCGTTCTTTTTTGCCTCACAATATCACCCCGAATTTTTCACTAAAATTGGAAAAATAGAAcctttatttatttgctttttaAAGTCTTTATAACTTAAAATATGAACCCACCCAGAGGGACAAAAGATCTTTATGATCAAGAATTGTTACCTTACGAACAAACTATTGAAAAGATAGTTAGTATAGCTATTAATTTTGGTTATAAAGAATTAAAAACTCCCCATTTAGAATATTCAGAAATTTTTAAGAATAGTGAGAATAAAGAATTATTTGAGACCGGTAAATATACATTAAGACCTGAAGGGACAGCAGGTATAGTTAGGTCTGTTCTCTATAAAAAACTATTAAATACAGAACCATTACCTTTAAAAATCTTTTATTTAGGTAGCATGTTCAGACACGAAAGACCTCAATTTGGAAGATATAGGGAGTTTATTCAGTTTGGGATAGAGATAATAGGTTCTAATAATTCGGTTCACGACTTAGAGTTGTTGGTTTTATCAAATGAGATAAATAAAATTTTTgatctctctcttaaattaaaaataaattatttagctAGTTCGGAATTAAGAGAGAAATGATCAAAAGATTTaagagattatttttttaaacataaaaatttATTATCAGAAAAATCTAAAGCAAGAATTGAAACTAATCCTATTAGGATATTGGACGAGAAAGAGGATGCTCATTTAGAGATTATGAGAGAGGCTCCTACATTATTACAACATATAAATAAAAAAGATATGAATTTTTTAAATGAGAATCTACCCAAGTTAGGTATTGAGTTTGTTTGAGATCCTTATTTGGTTAGAGGATTAAGTTATTACACTGGATTAGTTTTCGAGTGAGAAAAAGAAGGGTTGAGTGTAATAGGTGGTGGTAGGTATGATGAATTATTTGATGATATCTCCAATAAGAAGATGTCAGTTC
This genomic window from Rhinoraja longicauda isolate Sanriku21f unplaced genomic scaffold, sRhiLon1.1 Scf002511, whole genome shotgun sequence contains:
- the LOC144591865 gene encoding putative CTP synthase produces the protein MTKIVAITGGVYSSLGKGLITSSIGCIFKEIGYTVSVLKLDPYLNVDANTLSPDQHGEVFVTNDGVETDLDLGHYERFLGCELTGSSSVTAGKIYNSLLKKERAGKYEGETVQIVPHVTNEIRDSIKKLLGDDLDLLFIEVGGTVGDIESLSFIETLSKLKLNYGFDNVLFIHISPIVFLETTKELKTKPTQHSIKTLRKLGITPDILILRSQNNLKSCVIDKISQNTSLSPSNIFTSSHQENIYFLPESLYSQKIHRKIEELLNLKNKKGDMSV